One segment of Bacteroides caecimuris DNA contains the following:
- the ftsZ gene encoding cell division protein FtsZ, translated as MDEIVQFDFPTDSPKIIKVIGVGGGGGNAVNHMYREGIHDVTFVLCNTDNQALAESPVPVKLQLGRSITQGLGAGNRPERARDAAEESIEDIKAQLNDGTKMVFITAGMGGGTGTGAAPVIARIAKEMDILTVGIVTIPFIFEGEKKIIQALDGVERIAQHVDALLVINNERLREIYADLTFMNAFGKADDTLSIAAKSIAEIITMRGTVNLDFADVKTILKDGGVAIMSTGFGEGENRVTKAIDDALHSPLLNNNDIFNAKKVMLNVSFCPSSELMMEEMNEIHEFMSKFREGVEVIWGVAIDNSLDTKVKITVLATGFGVEDVPGMDSLHAARSQEEEERQLQLEEEKEKNKERIRKAYGESASNIGSKSLRKRRHIYLFNTEDLDNDDIIAMVEDSPTYMRDKTTLTKIRTKAALEEEVTTEEATDNNGVITF; from the coding sequence ATGGACGAGATAGTACAATTCGATTTCCCGACAGATTCACCGAAGATCATCAAAGTGATTGGTGTAGGCGGTGGTGGTGGCAATGCTGTAAACCACATGTACCGGGAAGGTATCCATGATGTAACGTTCGTTCTTTGTAACACGGACAACCAGGCATTGGCCGAATCACCTGTCCCGGTGAAACTGCAACTGGGCCGTAGCATCACGCAAGGGCTTGGAGCCGGCAACCGTCCCGAACGGGCACGCGACGCCGCCGAAGAAAGTATAGAAGATATCAAGGCACAACTGAACGACGGAACCAAGATGGTATTCATCACCGCCGGAATGGGAGGAGGAACCGGCACAGGAGCTGCACCGGTCATTGCCCGCATTGCGAAGGAAATGGATATTCTGACTGTCGGTATCGTCACCATCCCTTTTATCTTCGAAGGAGAAAAGAAAATCATCCAGGCACTGGACGGCGTCGAACGTATCGCCCAGCATGTTGATGCCCTACTGGTGATCAATAACGAACGCCTGCGCGAAATATATGCCGACCTTACCTTTATGAATGCCTTCGGCAAAGCCGATGACACTCTTTCCATCGCTGCCAAGAGTATTGCCGAGATTATCACCATGCGTGGTACGGTCAACCTCGACTTTGCCGATGTGAAAACCATCCTGAAAGATGGCGGAGTAGCAATCATGAGTACCGGATTCGGCGAAGGAGAAAACCGTGTGACGAAAGCAATCGACGATGCCCTGCATTCTCCGCTGCTCAACAACAACGATATTTTCAATGCCAAGAAAGTGATGCTGAACGTTTCTTTCTGTCCGTCATCCGAACTGATGATGGAGGAAATGAACGAGATACACGAGTTCATGAGCAAATTCCGCGAAGGAGTGGAAGTGATCTGGGGTGTTGCCATCGACAACTCATTGGATACCAAAGTAAAGATCACCGTATTGGCAACCGGATTCGGTGTAGAAGACGTCCCCGGAATGGACAGCCTGCACGCTGCACGCAGCCAGGAAGAGGAAGAACGCCAACTGCAACTGGAAGAAGAGAAAGAGAAGAACAAAGAACGTATCCGCAAGGCATACGGCGAAAGCGCCAGCAACATCGGAAGCAAGAGCCTCCGCAAACGCCGCCACATCTATCTTTTCAACACGGAAGATTTGGACAACGACGATATCATCGCCATGGTAGAAGATTCTCCTACGTACATGCGCGATAAGACAACCCTTACCAAAATACGGACGAAAGCCGCACTGGAAGAGGAAGTGACAACGGAAGAAGCTACGGATAATAACGGTGTGATTACATTCTAA
- the ftsA gene encoding cell division protein FtsA translates to MATTEFIAAIELGSSKITGVAGRKNSDGSMQVLAYAQEDSSTFIRKGVIFNLDKTAQSLTSIINRLEGELKNSIAKVYVGIGGQSLRTVRNVVSRDLEEEAIISEELVSAIGDENIAIPVVDMDILDVAPQEYKVGNNLQANPVGLVGSHIEGRFLNIVARASVRKNLEHCFQQAKIDIADQLITPLVTANAVLTESERRSGCALIDFGADTTTISVYKNNILRFLTVLPLGGNSITRDITTLQMEEEEAERLKKAYGDTLYEEDPEQEKEATCKLEDDNRIIKVADLNNIIEARAEEIVTNVWNQIQLSGYEDKLLAGLILTGGAANLKNLDETLRKRSKIEKIRMAKLPRNTVHAPSNILRKDGSQNALFGLLFEGNQNCCLTETAPQVAPAPPVAKPNPEVHTPDIFENDHDLKEQERLARIKKEEEARKAKLAAEEAERIRKQEKEDRKRKKEAEPSWFKLRVKKTIEEMTNIFSEDDNDKMS, encoded by the coding sequence ATGGCAACAACAGAATTTATCGCCGCTATTGAACTTGGTTCATCGAAGATAACCGGTGTGGCCGGAAGAAAGAACAGTGACGGGAGCATGCAGGTATTAGCGTATGCCCAGGAAGACTCTTCTACGTTTATCCGTAAAGGAGTTATTTTCAATCTGGACAAAACAGCGCAAAGCCTGACCTCGATCATCAACAGACTGGAAGGTGAGTTGAAAAACTCAATTGCCAAGGTATATGTAGGCATCGGCGGACAATCACTCCGCACAGTTCGCAACGTAGTAAGCCGCGACCTGGAGGAAGAAGCCATCATATCCGAAGAACTTGTAAGCGCTATCGGTGATGAGAACATTGCCATCCCGGTGGTTGATATGGATATACTGGACGTAGCTCCGCAAGAATACAAGGTGGGCAATAATCTGCAAGCCAATCCGGTAGGTCTGGTAGGAAGCCACATCGAGGGACGTTTCCTCAACATCGTTGCCCGTGCTTCCGTACGCAAGAATCTGGAGCACTGCTTCCAGCAGGCTAAAATCGACATCGCCGACCAGCTGATCACCCCGCTAGTAACAGCCAATGCCGTACTGACAGAAAGCGAACGCCGTTCGGGCTGCGCACTGATCGACTTTGGAGCAGACACGACTACCATCTCTGTATATAAGAATAACATTCTCCGCTTCCTCACCGTATTACCTTTGGGAGGCAACAGCATCACGCGCGACATCACCACCCTGCAAATGGAGGAGGAAGAAGCCGAACGCCTGAAAAAAGCCTACGGTGACACCCTCTACGAAGAAGACCCCGAACAAGAGAAAGAAGCTACCTGCAAACTGGAAGATGACAACCGTATCATCAAAGTGGCAGATCTTAATAATATCATCGAAGCCCGTGCCGAAGAAATCGTTACCAACGTATGGAACCAGATTCAGCTATCCGGCTACGAAGACAAACTGCTGGCAGGACTTATCCTGACAGGAGGAGCCGCCAACCTGAAGAACTTGGACGAAACCTTGCGCAAACGCAGCAAGATAGAAAAGATACGGATGGCGAAACTTCCACGCAATACGGTACATGCCCCCAGCAATATACTAAGAAAAGACGGTTCACAGAACGCATTGTTCGGTCTCCTGTTTGAAGGAAACCAAAACTGTTGCCTGACTGAGACCGCCCCGCAAGTTGCCCCTGCGCCGCCAGTCGCCAAACCGAATCCAGAAGTGCATACCCCGGATATATTCGAGAACGACCACGACCTGAAGGAACAGGAACGCCTCGCCCGTATTAAGAAAGAGGAAGAGGCGCGTAAAGCCAAGTTAGCTGCCGAAGAAGCGGAAAGGATCCGAAAGCAAGAAAAGGAAGATCGAAAACGGAAAAAAGAAGCAGAGCCCAGTTGGTTTAAACTCAGAGTAAAGAAAACCATTGAAGAAATGACCAATATCTTCAGCGAAGATGATAATGACAAAATGAGTTAA
- a CDS encoding cell division protein FtsQ/DivIB, with product MTKRILLSIVMLVLIAYLAVAITAFNRKPANQTCRDMELVIKDTAYAGFITKKELKGILQHKGIYPIGKKMERISTKSLERELSKHPLIDEAECYKTPSGKVCMEVTQRIPILRVMSSNGQNYYLDNKGNIMPPDAKCIAHRVIVTGNVEKSFAMKDLHKFGVFLHNNKFWDAQIEQIHVLPDHNIELVPRVGDHLVYLGKLENFEEKLARLKEFYKKGLNRVGWNKYSRINLEFNNQIICTKRE from the coding sequence ATGACTAAAAGAATCCTTCTATCCATTGTCATGCTGGTGCTTATAGCCTACCTCGCCGTAGCTATCACCGCATTCAACCGCAAGCCTGCCAACCAGACCTGCCGTGACATGGAATTAGTTATCAAGGATACTGCCTACGCCGGCTTCATCACCAAAAAAGAGCTGAAAGGTATCCTTCAACACAAAGGGATCTATCCCATCGGGAAGAAGATGGAGCGCATCTCTACCAAGTCACTGGAACGGGAACTAAGCAAACATCCGTTGATTGACGAAGCCGAGTGTTACAAAACACCCAGCGGCAAAGTATGCATGGAGGTGACACAACGTATCCCTATTCTTCGGGTGATGAGCTCCAACGGTCAGAATTACTACCTCGACAACAAAGGAAACATCATGCCACCGGATGCAAAATGCATCGCCCACCGGGTAATTGTCACCGGAAACGTAGAAAAGTCGTTTGCAATGAAGGATTTACATAAGTTTGGTGTATTTTTGCATAATAATAAATTCTGGGACGCCCAGATAGAACAGATTCACGTGTTGCCCGACCATAACATCGAATTGGTGCCGCGTGTGGGAGACCATCTCGTCTATCTCGGAAAACTGGAAAACTTTGAAGAAAAACTGGCACGTTTGAAGGAGTTCTACAAGAAAGGGCTCAACCGGGTAGGCTGGAACAAATATTCGCGTATCAACCTCGAATTCAACAACCAGATTATCTGCACCAAACGAGAATAG
- the murC gene encoding UDP-N-acetylmuramate--L-alanine ligase: MNIETIKSVYFVGAGGIGMSALVRYFLFKGKVVAGYDRTPTPLTETLIAEGAQIHYEENVDLIPEACKDKESTLVIYTPAVPQEHEEIVYFRNNGFEIQKRAQVLGTITHSSKGLCVAGTHGKTTTSTMTAHLLQQSHVECTAFLGGISKNYGTNLLLSQSSPYTVIEADEFDRSFHWLSPYMTVITSTDPDHLDIYGTEQAYLESFEHYTTLIQPGGALIIRKGISLQPKVQPGVRVYTYSRDEGDFHAENIRIGNGEIFIDFVAPDTRIDDIQLGVPVSINIENGVAAMALAHLNGVTDEEIKRGMASFRGVDRRFDFKIKNDRIVFLSDYAHHPSEIKQSVLSMRELYKDKKITAIFQPHLYTRTRDFYQDFADSLSLLDEVILADIYPAREAPIPGVTSKLIYDHLRPGIEKSMCKKEDILNILKDKNIEVLITLGAGDIDNYVPAIKELLEKKINK; the protein is encoded by the coding sequence ATGAATATAGAAACGATAAAATCAGTCTATTTCGTAGGTGCCGGCGGCATCGGTATGAGTGCACTTGTACGCTACTTCCTCTTCAAAGGCAAGGTAGTGGCGGGATACGACCGTACCCCTACTCCATTGACTGAAACCCTGATTGCCGAAGGCGCACAAATACATTATGAAGAAAACGTCGACCTCATTCCCGAAGCCTGCAAAGACAAGGAAAGCACGTTAGTCATATACACGCCCGCCGTTCCGCAGGAACATGAAGAAATCGTTTATTTCCGCAACAACGGATTCGAAATACAGAAACGCGCCCAAGTATTGGGAACAATTACCCATTCGAGCAAAGGTCTGTGCGTGGCAGGCACTCACGGTAAAACAACCACATCGACGATGACAGCCCATCTGCTCCAACAGTCGCACGTGGAATGTACCGCTTTTCTCGGAGGAATCTCGAAGAACTACGGCACCAACCTGTTGCTCTCTCAATCAAGCCCTTACACGGTGATTGAAGCAGATGAGTTCGACCGTTCTTTCCACTGGCTGTCGCCCTATATGACCGTTATTACATCTACCGACCCCGACCACTTGGACATCTACGGCACAGAACAAGCCTACCTGGAAAGTTTCGAGCATTATACCACGCTTATCCAACCGGGTGGCGCACTGATTATCCGCAAAGGTATCTCCCTGCAACCGAAAGTGCAGCCGGGCGTTCGTGTCTATACTTACTCACGCGACGAAGGCGACTTCCATGCAGAAAACATCCGCATCGGAAACGGAGAGATATTCATCGACTTTGTTGCCCCGGACACCCGTATCGACGACATTCAACTGGGAGTTCCGGTTAGCATCAACATAGAAAACGGCGTAGCCGCCATGGCATTGGCACACCTGAACGGGGTGACCGATGAAGAAATAAAAAGAGGCATGGCAAGTTTCCGCGGAGTAGACCGCCGGTTCGACTTCAAGATCAAGAACGACCGTATCGTCTTCTTGAGTGACTATGCCCATCACCCCTCTGAAATCAAACAGAGCGTGTTGTCTATGCGCGAACTTTATAAGGACAAGAAAATCACAGCCATCTTCCAGCCGCATCTCTATACACGCACCCGCGACTTCTATCAAGATTTTGCCGATAGCCTGTCGCTACTCGACGAAGTGATTCTGGCAGACATCTATCCGGCACGTGAAGCACCGATTCCGGGCGTCACCAGCAAACTGATTTATGATCATCTCCGTCCGGGCATTGAAAAAAGTATGTGCAAAAAGGAAGATATACTGAACATTCTGAAAGATAAAAACATTGAAGTATTAATCACTTTAGGAGCCGGAGACATTGACAACTATGTCCCTGCAATAAAGGAACTATTAGAAAAGAAGATCAATAAATAA
- the murG gene encoding undecaprenyldiphospho-muramoylpentapeptide beta-N-acetylglucosaminyltransferase, with product MEKKLRIIISGGGTGGHIFPAVSIANAIIELRPDAEILFVGAEGRMEMQRVPDAGYRIIGLPIAGFDRKRLWKNVSVLIKLVRSQWKARSIIKNFRPQVAVGVGGYASGPTLKTAGMMGVPTLIQEQNSYAGVTNKLLAQKAKVICVAYDGMEKFFPADKIIMTGNPVRQNLTKDMPSKEEALRAFNLQPGKKTILIVGGSLGARTINNTLTAGLATIKENTDVQFIWQTGKYYYPQVKEAVKAAGTLPNLYVTDFIKDMAAAYAAADLVISRAGAGSISEFCLLHKPVILVPSPNVAEDHQTKNALALVNKQAAIYVKDSEAETTLMAVALSVVNDEQKLKELTENIAKLALPDSARIIAQEVIKLAEAKN from the coding sequence ATGGAAAAAAAACTTAGAATTATTATCAGCGGTGGAGGAACAGGAGGACATATCTTTCCTGCCGTCTCTATCGCAAACGCTATAATAGAACTACGCCCCGACGCAGAAATTCTCTTTGTAGGTGCTGAAGGACGTATGGAAATGCAACGGGTTCCCGATGCAGGCTACCGGATTATCGGGCTTCCGATAGCCGGATTCGACCGCAAACGTTTATGGAAAAATGTATCGGTATTGATTAAACTGGTGCGCAGCCAGTGGAAAGCACGCAGCATTATTAAGAACTTCCGCCCGCAGGTAGCAGTAGGCGTAGGCGGATATGCAAGCGGACCGACACTAAAGACTGCCGGAATGATGGGAGTACCGACATTAATCCAGGAACAAAACTCTTATGCCGGAGTGACCAATAAACTTCTGGCACAGAAAGCAAAGGTGATCTGTGTAGCTTACGATGGAATGGAAAAGTTCTTCCCTGCCGACAAGATTATCATGACAGGAAATCCTGTCCGCCAAAACCTGACAAAGGATATGCCATCTAAAGAAGAAGCATTGCGCGCTTTCAACTTACAACCCGGCAAAAAGACGATTCTGATTGTAGGCGGCAGCCTGGGTGCACGTACCATCAACAATACGCTGACAGCCGGACTGGCAACCATCAAAGAAAACACAGACGTGCAATTCATCTGGCAAACGGGCAAATACTATTACCCGCAAGTGAAAGAAGCCGTGAAAGCCGCAGGTACACTTCCAAACTTATATGTAACGGATTTCATCAAAGATATGGCAGCCGCATACGCAGCAGCCGATCTTGTGATTTCCCGTGCGGGAGCTGGTTCCATTTCAGAGTTCTGCCTGCTACATAAACCTGTTATTTTAGTGCCTTCGCCCAACGTGGCAGAAGATCACCAAACAAAGAATGCTTTAGCATTGGTGAACAAACAGGCAGCTATCTACGTCAAAGACAGTGAAGCGGAAACAACCCTGATGGCTGTAGCATTATCCGTCGTCAATGACGAACAGAAACTGAAAGAACTGACAGAGAATATCGCCAAGCTGGCTTTGCCCGATTCTGCGAGAATCATCGCACAGGAGGTTATCAAGCTGGCGGAAGCAAAGAACTGA
- a CDS encoding FtsW/RodA/SpoVE family cell cycle protein yields the protein MDLLRSIFKGDKVIWIIFLCLCLISIVEVFSAASTLTYKSGDHWGPITQHSIILMVGAVVVVFLHNVPYKWFQVFPVFLYPISLVLLAIVTLMGIITGDRVNGAARWMSFMGLQFQPSELAKMAVIIAVSFILSKRQDEEGANPKAFKYIMIITGLVFLLIAPENLSTAMLLFGVVCMMMFIGRVSTKKLFGMLGILALVGGVAVAILMVIPAKTLHNTPGLHRFATWQNRVSGFFEKEEVPAAKFDIDKDAQVAHARIAIATSHVIGKGPGNSIQRDFLSQAFSDFIFAIVIEEMGLIGGIFVVFLYLWLLMRAGRIAQKCERTFPAFLVMGIALLLVSQAILNMMVAVGLFPVTGQPLPLISKGGTSTLINCAYIGMILSVSRYTAHLEEQKAHDAQIQPQLETDADASSEAQTAAEPTAQILNSDAKFEDEHDIDKR from the coding sequence TTGGACTTATTAAGAAGCATATTCAAAGGCGACAAGGTAATCTGGATTATCTTCCTCTGTCTCTGCCTCATCTCGATTGTCGAGGTGTTCTCGGCAGCATCGACACTGACTTACAAAAGCGGTGACCATTGGGGACCGATTACGCAACACTCCATCATCCTGATGGTAGGTGCTGTGGTAGTAGTGTTTCTGCATAATGTGCCCTACAAATGGTTCCAGGTATTTCCGGTCTTTCTGTATCCGATTTCCTTGGTTTTATTGGCTATTGTCACGCTGATGGGTATCATTACTGGAGACCGTGTCAACGGGGCAGCCCGTTGGATGAGCTTTATGGGATTACAGTTCCAGCCTTCGGAATTGGCAAAGATGGCAGTTATCATTGCCGTTTCATTTATTCTCTCCAAAAGGCAGGATGAGGAAGGAGCCAACCCCAAAGCTTTCAAATACATCATGATCATCACCGGGCTGGTATTCCTGCTTATCGCGCCGGAAAACCTTTCGACAGCAATGCTGCTTTTCGGAGTAGTATGCATGATGATGTTTATCGGCCGGGTGTCAACAAAAAAGCTATTCGGAATGTTGGGAATATTGGCACTTGTAGGCGGTGTTGCCGTAGCTATACTGATGGTTATTCCCGCCAAAACGCTGCATAACACTCCGGGACTTCACCGTTTCGCAACATGGCAGAATCGTGTTTCCGGCTTCTTTGAGAAGGAGGAAGTGCCGGCTGCCAAATTTGATATTGACAAAGATGCACAGGTGGCACATGCACGCATTGCCATTGCTACCAGCCACGTAATCGGCAAAGGTCCGGGAAACTCGATACAACGTGACTTCCTTAGTCAGGCATTTTCCGATTTTATCTTTGCAATTGTGATTGAAGAAATGGGATTGATTGGAGGAATATTTGTAGTGTTCCTCTATCTATGGCTGCTGATGCGTGCCGGACGCATCGCCCAGAAATGCGAGCGAACCTTCCCCGCCTTTCTCGTTATGGGCATTGCGTTGCTACTGGTATCGCAAGCAATACTGAATATGATGGTTGCCGTCGGATTATTCCCCGTCACCGGTCAGCCCCTGCCTTTGATCAGTAAAGGAGGTACAAGTACGTTAATCAATTGCGCTTATATTGGAATGATATTAAGCGTAAGCCGGTATACCGCTCATCTGGAAGAACAAAAAGCGCACGATGCACAGATCCAACCGCAATTAGAGACAGATGCAGATGCAAGTTCCGAGGCACAGACTGCCGCCGAACCGACAGCACAAATTCTGAACAGCGATGCCAAGTTTGAAGATGAGCATGATATTGATAAACGGTAA